One genomic segment of Erysipelotrichaceae bacterium 66202529 includes these proteins:
- a CDS encoding gfo/Idh/MocA family oxidoreductase gives MKNIRIGIICPSDIAFRRFLPSLTGEKDFTYVGVAVADKSEWNGDVADEVIAKEIKKAEKFAETYGGNVYTGYKALIKSNDIDAIYLPLPPALHYKWAKLALEEGKHVFVEKPSTVSYETSKLLTALAKEKKLALHENYMFQYHSQITEIKKMIENGEIGKVHSYHAKFGFPMRAQNDFRYNKALGGGALLDAGGYVIKLATKLLGENLTMLASTMKEYNDMNVDMYGSYMFKNEKEEVFVGEYGMDCEYQCSLSVWGSKGILSTDRIFTAPDNLKPIVQVLHDGVTNKIELQADSHFKKSIRKFYEAVNNEIIREKIYQEIEKQAELVERARILSGR, from the coding sequence ATGAAGAATATCAGGATAGGGATAATTTGTCCGTCAGATATCGCGTTTAGAAGGTTTCTTCCATCATTGACAGGAGAAAAAGATTTCACTTATGTTGGAGTGGCAGTTGCTGATAAGAGCGAGTGGAATGGCGATGTTGCTGATGAGGTAATCGCAAAAGAAATAAAAAAAGCAGAAAAATTTGCTGAAACTTATGGCGGTAACGTATATACTGGTTATAAAGCTTTAATTAAATCGAATGATATTGATGCTATTTACCTTCCTTTGCCTCCAGCATTGCATTATAAATGGGCAAAATTGGCATTGGAGGAAGGAAAGCATGTATTTGTAGAGAAACCGTCAACGGTTTCATATGAAACAAGCAAATTGCTTACCGCATTAGCGAAAGAAAAAAAATTAGCATTACATGAGAACTATATGTTCCAGTATCATTCTCAAATAACTGAAATTAAAAAGATGATTGAGAATGGAGAAATCGGAAAGGTTCATTCATATCATGCTAAATTTGGTTTCCCTATGAGAGCGCAAAATGATTTTCGCTACAATAAAGCGTTAGGCGGTGGAGCTTTGCTGGATGCAGGTGGCTACGTGATTAAACTAGCAACAAAACTTTTAGGGGAAAATCTTACAATGCTGGCAAGTACGATGAAAGAGTATAATGATATGAATGTAGATATGTATGGTTCCTACATGTTCAAAAATGAAAAAGAAGAAGTATTTGTTGGTGAATATGGTATGGATTGTGAATATCAATGTAGTTTATCTGTTTGGGGTAGTAAGGGGATTTTATCAACAGATAGAATTTTCACAGCTCCAGACAATCTAAAACCCATAGTTCAAGTTTTACATGACGGAGTAACAAATAAAATTGAATTGCAGGCAGATTCTCATTTTAAAAAGTCTATTCGTAAATTTTATGAAGCTGTAAATAATGAGATTATAAGGGAAAAAATTTACCAGGAAATTGAAAAGCAAGCAGAGCTAGTGGAAAGAGCAAGAATATTATCAGGAAGGTAA
- the rffA gene encoding dTDP-4-amino-4,6-dideoxygalactose transaminase, producing MIKFNKPSITDKERQNVIEAMNGNNILSGDGKFTMQVYKQFEERFGIKNMLLTTSGTTALEMASILINLEPGDEVITPSFTFSSTVNAFLLRGANPVFCDIREDTFNIDERLIEGLITPKTKAIYAVDYAGFPCEMDLINEIANRHGLFVIEDAAQAVGSTYKGRYAGTLSEFGCFSFHETKNYVMGEGGGIVINEDKYMERAEIIREKGTNRRQVVQGLVDKYTWHDVGSSFLPSDILAAILSAQMDRYDEIMEKRMNVWNIYYNGLKELEDQGVLRRPVLPQDIEHNAHMFCIVLPSENIRTKLINKLREKNIASYICYVALHSSPYGLKLGYTPDMLPVTEDLSKRILRLPLYVDMTTEDAQFVVDVIKENFKREGMQL from the coding sequence ATGATTAAATTTAATAAACCATCTATTACGGATAAAGAAAGGCAGAACGTTATTGAAGCAATGAATGGCAACAATATTTTATCAGGTGATGGAAAATTCACAATGCAGGTATATAAACAGTTTGAGGAGCGCTTTGGAATTAAAAATATGCTTTTGACTACTTCAGGAACTACTGCACTGGAAATGGCGTCTATTTTGATAAATCTGGAACCGGGAGATGAAGTAATTACGCCATCGTTTACATTTTCTTCTACTGTCAACGCATTTTTACTACGAGGGGCAAATCCGGTGTTCTGTGACATTCGAGAAGATACTTTCAATATTGATGAAAGATTGATAGAAGGACTGATTACTCCAAAAACTAAGGCAATTTATGCAGTTGATTATGCAGGTTTCCCATGTGAAATGGATTTGATTAATGAAATTGCAAATCGTCATGGATTGTTCGTTATAGAAGATGCTGCACAGGCTGTGGGATCCACATATAAAGGAAGATATGCAGGAACATTAAGTGAGTTTGGCTGCTTCAGTTTTCATGAAACAAAGAACTATGTCATGGGTGAAGGCGGCGGAATTGTTATCAATGAAGATAAATACATGGAGCGTGCTGAAATCATTAGAGAAAAAGGTACAAACCGCAGACAGGTTGTGCAGGGCTTGGTTGATAAGTATACATGGCATGATGTCGGGTCATCCTTCTTGCCAAGTGATATTTTAGCAGCGATTTTATCTGCACAAATGGATAGATATGATGAGATTATGGAAAAGCGTATGAATGTGTGGAATATCTACTATAATGGATTAAAAGAGCTTGAAGATCAAGGTGTCCTAAGACGTCCAGTATTACCACAAGATATTGAACATAATGCACATATGTTTTGTATTGTTTTACCAAGTGAAAATATTAGAACAAAATTAATCAATAAGCTTAGAGAAAAAAACATTGCAAGTTATATTTGTTATGTGGCACTACATTCATCACCATATGGATTAAAGCTAGGATATACACCGGATATGTTGCCGGTTACAGAGGATTTATCAAAACGAATCTTACGTCTTCCACTTTATGTTGATATGACTACAGAAGATGCTCAATTTGTGGTAGACGTTATTAAAGAAAACTTTAAGAGAGAAGGTATGCAATTATGA
- a CDS encoding ATP-grasp domain-containing protein translates to MKKVIILGAGIYQVPLIKCAKSLGYYTIVCSIEGNYPGFKYADKVYYINTIDKDAILEVAIEEKIDGIVTAGTDVAVNTIGYVCDKLGLKGLSAKSAEMVTDKSLMKKAFFKGDVSTAKYFEIKSKKDLIDSFSELTFPLIIKAVDLSGSRGIIIVETHDEALTAFDKVMKVTHKDYCIVEEFITGVEFGAQAFMYNGKMQFVLPHGDYVFQADTGIPIGHFAPYNMGEDIVKQAIDITEKAAKALNIDNAAMNCDYILKDNKVYVIEIGARSGATCLAELVSIYYDVNYYEIILKAAVGEIPDFSKVGVTKGIPNASMLLYTDYDGIIKKQENNITEQENVVDVSFDYQIGDAVHAFKNGTHRIGQLIVKGSTLDGCEKLLHKCLNEIAIEVE, encoded by the coding sequence ATGAAAAAGGTTATTATTTTAGGCGCCGGTATATATCAAGTACCATTAATTAAATGTGCCAAGAGTCTTGGTTATTACACTATTGTTTGTAGCATTGAAGGAAATTATCCTGGATTTAAGTACGCAGATAAAGTCTATTACATCAATACGATTGATAAAGATGCAATACTTGAGGTTGCTATAGAAGAAAAAATCGATGGAATAGTGACAGCTGGAACAGATGTTGCTGTGAATACAATAGGTTATGTATGTGATAAATTAGGACTTAAAGGACTTTCAGCTAAAAGTGCAGAGATGGTTACTGATAAGAGTTTAATGAAGAAAGCATTTTTCAAAGGGGATGTTAGTACAGCTAAATATTTTGAAATAAAATCAAAAAAAGATTTGATTGATTCGTTTTCTGAGTTAACTTTCCCTTTGATTATAAAAGCTGTTGACTTATCTGGAAGCAGAGGTATAATCATTGTTGAAACGCATGATGAAGCATTGACTGCATTTGATAAAGTAATGAAAGTAACTCATAAAGATTATTGTATTGTTGAAGAATTTATTACTGGTGTAGAATTCGGAGCACAAGCATTTATGTATAATGGAAAAATGCAATTTGTGTTACCACATGGTGATTATGTTTTTCAAGCTGATACAGGCATTCCTATTGGGCACTTTGCTCCATATAACATGGGGGAGGATATCGTAAAGCAGGCAATAGATATCACAGAAAAAGCTGCAAAGGCATTAAATATAGATAATGCTGCAATGAATTGCGATTATATTTTGAAAGATAATAAAGTATATGTTATTGAAATTGGGGCTAGATCTGGTGCTACATGTTTAGCGGAGTTGGTAAGTATTTATTATGATGTGAATTATTATGAAATCATCTTAAAGGCAGCAGTAGGAGAGATACCAGATTTTTCAAAAGTAGGTGTTACTAAAGGTATACCAAATGCAAGTATGTTATTGTATACAGATTATGACGGCATTATAAAGAAGCAAGAAAATAATATTACTGAACAGGAAAATGTTGTAGATGTCTCTTTTGATTATCAGATAGGCGATGCTGTTCATGCATTTAAAAATGGCACACATAGAATTGGGCAGCTAATCGTAAAAGGTAGTACACTGGATGGCTGTGAAAAATTATTACATAAATGCTTAAATGAAATTGCTATTGAAGTGGAGTAG
- a CDS encoding glycosyltransferase, translated as MKLLLKWSRFYNMIDGKLYSIVIPCYNSSKSILKVISTTIDELHKIGIERYEFVLVNDCSPDQGETINILEKLANEHEFVKVIDLAKNAGQHNATMEGLRYAAGDFIISMDDDLQTDPSQILRLLDAMNENNQDIIYGYYPKKKHNGFRNLLSKLNYASVRFLIGKPKGLETSSFWIIKKFVRDYVIQYNNAFPYLQGLFLRTTDNIGCIAIEHRKREFGDSNYTLKKLFKLWTNILGFSIKPLRLAMYMGSVIACLSIIAIICIIAIKITNTNVAAGWPSVMVVVCFFFGLILFFLGLIGEYIGRIYLAINADPPSVIRNLYNIESNE; from the coding sequence ATGAAATTGCTATTGAAGTGGAGTAGATTTTACAATATGATAGATGGTAAATTATATTCAATTGTGATACCTTGTTATAATTCAAGCAAAAGTATTTTAAAAGTTATTTCTACTACAATAGACGAATTACATAAAATCGGTATTGAACGGTATGAATTTGTTCTTGTTAATGATTGCTCACCTGATCAAGGTGAAACAATAAACATTTTGGAAAAACTTGCGAATGAACATGAATTTGTTAAGGTAATTGATTTAGCAAAAAATGCTGGACAGCATAACGCAACAATGGAAGGGTTGCGTTATGCTGCAGGTGATTTTATTATTAGTATGGATGATGATTTACAGACAGATCCTTCGCAAATTTTAAGGCTATTGGATGCAATGAACGAAAATAATCAAGACATCATATATGGTTATTATCCGAAGAAAAAACATAATGGTTTTCGCAATCTATTAAGTAAATTAAATTATGCCTCAGTTCGATTTTTGATAGGTAAGCCGAAAGGGCTTGAGACAAGCAGCTTCTGGATAATAAAGAAATTTGTGCGCGATTATGTGATTCAATATAATAATGCCTTTCCTTATCTTCAAGGACTATTTTTAAGAACAACTGATAATATAGGATGCATAGCAATCGAGCATCGAAAGCGAGAATTTGGAGACTCTAATTATACTTTAAAAAAATTATTCAAATTATGGACTAATATACTTGGATTTTCAATAAAACCATTAAGATTGGCCATGTATATGGGAAGTGTTATTGCATGTTTAAGTATTATAGCAATTATCTGTATAATAGCTATAAAGATTACAAATACTAATGTTGCTGCAGGATGGCCGTCTGTAATGGTTGTGGTTTGTTTCTTTTTTGGGTTGATTTTATTTTTCTTAGGATTGATTGGTGAATATATAGGACGAATTTATCTTGCAATCAATGCTGATCCTCCAAGTGTTATACGAAATTTATATAATATAGAATCTAATGAATAA
- a CDS encoding multidrug ABC transporter, giving the protein MNNIYVWIMLCSSFLAALSQILLKKSATKKYKNLIFEYLNLLVISGYAILLTTMLINIYAYMGIDYKLGPVLTSTNYIFVLILSKLMLNEKITIRKFIGIASIVIGILLFNL; this is encoded by the coding sequence ATGAATAATATATATGTATGGATCATGCTTTGTTCATCATTTTTAGCAGCTTTATCACAAATTCTGTTAAAGAAGAGTGCAACAAAAAAGTATAAAAATTTAATATTTGAATATTTAAATTTACTAGTTATTTCAGGTTATGCAATTTTGTTAACTACAATGCTCATTAACATATATGCATATATGGGAATTGACTATAAGCTAGGACCAGTTTTAACTTCAACAAATTATATTTTCGTTTTGATTTTGAGTAAATTAATGTTAAATGAAAAAATAACGATTAGAAAATTTATTGGTATTGCTTCAATCGTTATTGGTATCCTACTGTTCAACTTATAG
- a CDS encoding aspartate ammonia-lyase, with translation MNIRLEKDSLGKVEVPRDALYGAQTVRAMKNFNITNRLINPLMIHIMGMVKKSSAEANFKCGILDVRKRIYIIKACDEVISGKLDSEFLTDPIQGGAGTSFNMNMNEVIANRAAQIAGKPIGIYDYIHPNDHVNMSQSTNDVFPTAGRITSLYLVNELLEELLLLQEAFLIKSKEFDDVIKPGRTHLQDAVPIRMGQEFHAYATSLLRDINRIKNAFSVLKSINIGATAIGTSLNADKNYIKHFLSSIKEQTGLELVSMDDLIDGTRNVDVFVYASSSLKTLAINLSKICNDIRLMTSGPKTGFGEIILPARQPGSSIMPGKVNPVIPEVVNQVCFQVEGNDLTIGRAAEAGQLELNVFEPVLFHNLFESLEILTNACFSLRKYAILNMRSNKEHCKDLVDQSLCTITVLAPHIGYDKASEIAKKSLLENKTIECIMKEQNLLSKEQLQSLLDAYSMT, from the coding sequence ATGAATATTAGATTAGAGAAAGATTCTTTAGGGAAGGTAGAAGTACCTAGAGATGCTTTGTATGGTGCACAAACTGTACGTGCGATGAAAAATTTCAATATAACGAATAGACTCATAAATCCTCTTATGATTCATATTATGGGGATGGTTAAAAAATCAAGCGCTGAAGCTAATTTTAAATGTGGAATTTTAGATGTGAGAAAAAGAATTTATATTATTAAAGCATGTGATGAAGTAATTTCTGGAAAATTGGATTCAGAGTTTTTAACGGATCCTATCCAAGGAGGTGCTGGAACGTCCTTTAATATGAATATGAATGAAGTAATTGCTAATAGGGCTGCACAAATAGCGGGAAAGCCTATTGGCATATATGATTATATACATCCTAATGATCACGTAAATATGAGTCAGTCTACAAATGATGTTTTTCCAACTGCAGGGCGCATAACATCTTTATATCTAGTAAATGAACTGTTAGAAGAGCTTCTTTTATTACAAGAAGCATTTTTAATAAAAAGTAAAGAGTTTGATGATGTTATTAAACCAGGCCGTACTCATCTACAAGATGCGGTTCCAATTCGTATGGGACAGGAATTCCATGCTTATGCGACTTCATTATTGAGAGATATAAATAGGATTAAGAATGCTTTTAGTGTTCTGAAAAGTATAAATATAGGAGCTACAGCCATAGGAACCAGCTTAAATGCTGATAAAAACTATATAAAGCATTTTTTGTCCTCTATAAAAGAGCAGACAGGTCTTGAACTTGTGAGTATGGATGATTTAATAGATGGAACTAGAAATGTTGATGTTTTTGTATATGCGAGTAGTTCATTGAAAACTCTTGCCATAAATCTTTCTAAAATTTGTAATGATATTAGATTAATGACATCTGGTCCAAAAACGGGATTCGGTGAAATCATACTGCCTGCACGTCAGCCAGGTTCCTCTATTATGCCAGGTAAAGTAAATCCTGTGATTCCAGAAGTTGTTAATCAAGTCTGTTTTCAAGTTGAAGGAAATGATTTGACGATTGGCAGAGCGGCAGAAGCTGGTCAACTTGAGTTAAATGTGTTTGAACCTGTTTTATTCCACAATCTTTTTGAATCATTAGAAATATTGACAAATGCATGCTTTAGTTTACGAAAGTACGCAATACTCAATATGCGTTCTAATAAAGAGCATTGTAAGGATTTAGTTGATCAATCTTTATGCACTATAACAGTATTAGCTCCACATATCGGTTATGATAAAGCTTCAGAGATAGCAAAAAAATCACTACTTGAAAATAAAACTATAGAATGTATTATGAAAGAACAAAATTTGTTGAGCAAAGAGCAGTTACAAAGTTTATTGGATGCTTATAGTATGACATAA
- a CDS encoding LytR family transcriptional regulator has product MAKKNKRILWRRVEFYLMLLYALLTLGFVIQFFTVKIIPIKINMAVIIILALLFLGLYFLQFGRKVNKINRTLGKVLIVLLSVFLAIGNWYLFKTGSAFSRMTGEDTQTSVISVIVMKESKAQSINDLKNSKFGLTETGNQDIMEKGLKDIKKDVEQDISTVSYKSYKNIAEDLYNGNIDAIIIDEATRSLFEENHKNFDNETRIIKSYKYKTSTKDISKNVDVTSDSFNVYITGIDTYGGISTVSRSDVNMIATINPKTHQILLTSIPRDYYIPQPCQNNQKDKLTHTGIFGVECTIETVENYFDIDINYYLRVNFSSVVNIVDSLGGIQINNPVAFDASDGSYSYPAGDISLDGAQALRFVRERYNLADGDRDRGKNQMRVISGIINKAISPSIITNYTSILDAVSGSFQTNMSNSEMASIIKMQINEMSGWDIEQLAVNGSGNASAWSPANGFNSWVMEPNVETVKRAVEVIKKVEKGEDVKELVKKVSAENTANE; this is encoded by the coding sequence ATGGCAAAAAAAAATAAGAGAATACTTTGGAGAAGGGTTGAGTTTTATCTAATGCTTCTCTATGCATTGTTAACCCTAGGCTTTGTTATCCAATTTTTTACTGTAAAGATTATACCGATAAAAATTAATATGGCGGTTATTATAATATTGGCTTTACTTTTTTTAGGTCTTTATTTTTTGCAATTTGGCCGAAAAGTCAATAAAATAAATCGAACTTTAGGAAAGGTACTAATAGTATTATTGAGTGTTTTTCTTGCAATTGGTAATTGGTATTTATTTAAGACAGGTTCAGCTTTTTCGAGAATGACCGGAGAAGATACTCAAACATCTGTTATTTCTGTGATTGTTATGAAAGAAAGTAAGGCACAAAGTATTAATGATTTGAAAAATAGCAAATTTGGGCTTACAGAAACAGGCAATCAAGACATAATGGAAAAAGGTCTTAAGGATATAAAAAAGGATGTTGAACAGGACATCAGCACTGTTAGTTACAAATCGTATAAAAATATTGCTGAAGATTTGTATAATGGAAATATTGATGCAATCATTATAGATGAGGCAACAAGAAGTCTTTTCGAAGAAAATCATAAGAATTTTGATAATGAAACCAGAATTATTAAGAGTTATAAATATAAAACATCAACAAAAGATATTAGTAAAAATGTTGATGTAACATCAGATTCATTTAATGTTTATATAACAGGTATCGATACATATGGCGGAATATCCACGGTATCTAGATCTGATGTAAATATGATTGCAACAATAAATCCAAAGACGCATCAAATATTATTAACAAGTATACCTCGGGATTACTATATACCGCAGCCATGTCAAAACAATCAAAAAGATAAGTTAACTCATACCGGTATCTTTGGCGTTGAGTGCACCATCGAGACTGTTGAGAATTACTTTGACATTGATATAAATTATTATTTAAGAGTGAATTTCTCTAGTGTAGTCAATATCGTTGATTCACTGGGTGGAATTCAAATCAATAATCCTGTAGCATTTGATGCGAGCGATGGTTCTTATTCTTATCCTGCTGGGGATATCTCTTTAGACGGTGCACAGGCTTTACGATTTGTGAGAGAGCGTTATAATCTTGCTGATGGAGATAGAGATAGAGGAAAGAATCAGATGAGAGTTATCTCAGGTATAATTAATAAAGCAATTTCTCCATCAATAATTACAAATTATACTAGTATTTTAGATGCTGTAAGTGGAAGTTTTCAAACGAATATGAGTAATAGTGAAATGGCTTCCATTATAAAAATGCAAATAAACGAAATGAGTGGCTGGGATATTGAACAGTTAGCTGTAAACGGCAGTGGTAATGCTAGTGCATGGTCACCTGCTAATGGATTTAATTCATGGGTCATGGAACCTAATGTTGAAACAGTTAAACGTGCAGTTGAAGTTATAAAAAAAGTAGAGAAAGGTGAAGATGTAAAAGAACTAGTAAAGAAAGTGAGTGCAGAGAATACAGCGAATGAATAA